Genomic window (Marinobacter fonticola):
CCGGGATAACCCTTGGGTCCGCAGTTACGCATGACCAGCACGCTATCGGCATCCACATCCAGTTCCGGGTCGTTGATGCGGGCTTTGTAGTGATCGAAGTTGTCGAACACGATGGCCCTGCCCCGGTGATTCATCAGCTCCGCCGTGGCCGCTGAGGGCTTCAGCACCGCGCCTCGTGGTGCGAGGTTACCGCGTAGAACACAGATACCACCGTCCTTGCAGAGCGGGTTTTCGAACGTGCGGATGACTTCGTCATCGTAAAGGGGCGCCTCGGCGACGTTCTCCCAGAGGGTGTTGCCGTTCACCGTCAGCGCATCGGGATGCGGCAGGCGCTTAGCCTCACCCAGCCGGCGCAGGACCGCGGGCAACCCGCCGGCGTAATAGAACTCTTCCATCAGGAAACGGCCGGACGGCTGGAGATCGACGATGGTTGGCGTACCCCGGCCGATCTCACGCCAATCGTCCAGCTCCAGATCGACGCCGATACGCCCCGCGATGGCCTTGAGGTGGACAACGGCATTGGTGGACCCGCCAATCGCCGCGTTGACCCGGATCGCATTCTCGAAGGCTTCGCGAGTGAGCACCTTCGACAGTTTCAGATCCTCTTTCACCATATCCACGATGCGGTTGCCGGATAGCTGCGCCAGCACATAGCGGCGGGAATCCACAGCGGGAATGGCCGCGTTATGCGGTAAAGAGGTGCCCAGAGCCTCGGCCATACTGGCCATCGTCGAGGCGGTACCCATGGTGTTGCAGGTGCCGGCCGAGCGGGACATATCCGCTTCGGCAGCCATGAAGTCATGCAGCGAAATCTTGCCCGCCTTCACCTGCTCGGAAAGTTGCCATACCGCCGTGCCCGAGCCGATGTCCTTGCCCTTGTGCTTGCCGTTAAGCATGGGGCCGCCGCTGACGACGATGGTCGGCAAGTCGCAGCTCGCCGCGCCCATGAGCAGCGCAGGGGTAGTCTTGTCGCAGCCGACCAGCAGCACGACACCGTCCACCGGGTTGCCGCGCAAGGATTCTTCCACATCCATGCTGGCCAGGTTGCGGGTGAGCATCGCCGTGGGCCGCAAGTTGGATTCGCCGTTGGAGAAAACGGGAAATTCCACCGGGAAGCCGCCTGCTTCGAGAATGCCCTGGCGAACCTTTTCCGCGATACGGCGAAAGTGGGCGTTGCAGGGGGTCAATTCCGACCAGGTATTGCAGATGCCGATAACCGGGCGGCCGTCGAACAGATGGTCGGGAAACCCCTGGTTCTTCATCCAGCTCCGGTACATGAAGCCATTCTTGTCGGCGGTGCCGAACCACGCCGCCGAACGCAGCGGATTTTTCTTGTCGGACTGATCATGGTCAGACATCGGATAGTGCTCCCAAATACTGATTCAAGACTCGTTTGAGAAACGGTGAGACGTTCGTTGATGCTGCGGCCATCAGGCTCGTGTCCGGCGCGACTGCTTCCAGCGGTCGAACAGCACCGCGAGCAGCAGGATCGCCCCACGTACCAGGTACTGATAAAAGGTCGGCACGTTGAGCAGCCCCATGGCGTTCTGCACGCAGCCCATGATCAGCACGCCCACTAAAACACCGGTAATCGACGCCACACCGCCGGAGAGCGAGACACCGCCCAGTACGCAAGCGGAGATCACGGCCAGTTCCAGACCCAGGGAGGTGTTGGGATCGCCGAGTCCCATGCGGGAGGTGAGCAGCACGCCGGCAATACCGGCGACGACGCCTTGTAGGGCAAAGACCGTAATTTTCAGGCGCCGCACGTTCACGCCCGCCAGGTTGGCCGCTTCCGAGTTGCCCCCTGTCGCGAGGACATTGCGGCCGAAGGCAGTGACGTTGAGCAGGATGCCGAAGATGATGAAGCAGAAGATCATGGTCCAGACGGGCACCGTCAGGCCGAGGAAGGAGGCGCTGCCCAGATCGAAGAAGGCAGGCACGGTGATCATCACCGCATCGCCGCCGGACGTGATGTAGGCCAACCCGCGCACGAATTCCATCGCCGCCAGTGTGGCGATCAACGAATTGACGCCGAATCGCGCAACGACAAAACCATTGAACGCCCCCACCGCGGCACCAGCGGCAATGCCGGCCGCCACGCCGATAAAGACGCTCCCCGAACTGGATGTGATGACCGCCGCCACAACGCCGGTAAACGCCACAATGGAGGCGACGGAAAGATCCACCTCTCCAAGCGCCAGTACCAGCATCATGGTGGTCGCGATGGTGCCGATCAGCGTGACCGACAGGAGCAGGCCGACGATGTTACGGCCAGTCAGGAAGTCCGGTACCAGCACCGACAACCCGATAAAAAGCAGGATGAATATCGCAATCAGGCCCGAGGTATCCATCAAGGTGCGGATCGCTTTAGGCAAACCGGCACGCGACTTTGCGGGCGTGAAATCCGGTGAAGACTGAGCCTGAGCCAGTTTTTCGGTAGCCATGGTTGTTCTCTCTCTTATCAAGCGTTCAGGCTGGCAATGCCAGGCCAAGCAAACGTTCAGGCGTGGCCTGGTCGCGGGGTAGGATCTCGATCATCTCGCCATCGCGCATGACGCCAACCCGGTCGCAGATGGAACTGACTTCGGCAAGGTCGCTGGAAATGACCACCACGCTCTTGCCCTGTTCCGCCAGGTCGTAAAGCAGTGAATAGATGTCCCGGCGGGCGCCGACATCGATACCGCGAGTCGGCTCATCCATCACGAACACGTCGATCTCTTCGGACAGCCAGCGGGCCAGAATCGCCTTTTGCTGGTTACCGCCGGAGAGTGTGCCGATGCGGGTCTCAGGGCCCGGCGTCTTGATGCGCAGGCGGCGGATGTAGTCGTGGGCGTTATCCTTTTCCTGTGCGCTATTACGGAACACCTTCCAGCGTGAGAAGAAACGGCGGCAGCTGATATTGATGTTGTCCGCCACGCTCGCGATGGCGAAGATGCCCTGGGATTTGCGGTCTTCCGGACACATGGCGATGCCGGCATGAATCGCCTGCTGCGGGCTGCGGAACTGGCACGGTTTACCTTTGAAATGCACCGCTCCCTCTTCGGGCCTGACCGCGCCGCATACCAGGCGCAGCAGTTCGCTGCGGCCGGCGCCGACCAGGCCAAATAAGCCGAACACTTCGCCCTGCCTGACCGCAAAACTGGCGGGAACACGCACCCCCGGCCCTTTCAAATCCTTGATCTCAAGCAGTGTCGGGCCGTGTTCGCGGCAGCGGTAGCCGTAGACGTCCTCGATCTCGCGGCCGACCATCTCGCTGACCAGCAGGTCGTGGTCGATATGGTCGAGACTGGGATGGGTGCTGATGTGCTTGCCGTCCCGGAAGACAGTGATGGCATCGCACATCTCGAAGACTTCATCCATGCGGTGGGTGACGTAAAGCACCACTTTGCCCTCGTCGCGCAGGCGTTTGACGATACGCTTGAGATTGCGAATTTCCTGCACCGACAGGCTGCTGGTGGGCTCGTCGAAAGCGATAATCCGGGCATTGCGCAGCAGCGCGCGGCCGATTTCGATCATTTGCTGCTGACCAATCGAGAGATCCCGGACCCGGGTCGCCGGGTCGATGTTCTCTTCGCCGAGGTCCTTGAGCACGCCGACCGCACTCTCCCGCATCGCGCGACGGTCGATGAAACCATTCTTCTGCGGGAGCTGGCCAAGCAGCAGGTTCTCCGCGACCGACAGGTTCGGCGACAGGGTCAGCTCTTGGTAAATGATGGCGATGCCCTGGCCCAGTGCCTCTCGTTCGTTGGCGAAGACGTGGCGCTCGCCGTTGATCCAGAGCGCGCCGGACGTCACCTTGTTAACGCCGCTGAGAACCTTTAGCAGCGTGGATTTGCCGGCGCCGTTCTCGCCCATCAAGGCATGGACCTCTCCGGCCTGTGCATCGAAGGACACATTATCCAGGGCGCGAACGCCGGGAAATTCCACGGAGATGCCGTCAAACCGAAGGTATGACTCAGACATGATTGGGCTCCGATAGTGAGTGGACGGAACGATCAGGCGCCCGGTGCGGCGCCTGCCTGAAACCTAGAGGTCGAGTTCTTCCCGGACCTGCTTCCAGTTATCGCGCGTCATCAACGTGCCGGTGGTCTGCGTGTTCGCCTGCGGTTTCTCGCCCGACGTGATCCAGTTGTAGAGGTTCTGCGCACTATCGCGGCCGTGCATGGTGGAGCTCACCGCGACGGTGCCGAAGAAGCCGGTGGGGTTCTCCCGGGAGAATTCGGCGAAGGCGGCACCGGAGCCGTTAATACCGACACCGATCACATCTTCCGACGCGAGGCCATACTGCTCGCTGGCGCGTACGCCACCCAGCACGCTTTCTTCATTGAGCGCGAAGATCACCCAATGCTTGAAGCCGCCCCGCTTGGACAACACCGGCGACGCGGCGGCAAACGCGCTGCTGGTATCGGTGTTCTGCTGCGGTGCATCGAAGATGTTGTCTTTCTTGAAGCCGGCGTTGAGGAGAGCATCCGTCGCGCCGTCGGTACGCTCCTTGGCGGTCGGCAGCTCGTAGTTGGTAATCCGCAGGGCGGCTACATCGTCCATGTTCCAGCCGCGCGCCTCGATCTGCTCCGCGAGGGCGTTGCCGACTTGCTGGCCGATCTTGTAGCCGGACATGCCCAGATGCGGTATGTCCTGCAGGGGTTCGCCTTCGGCATTCAGAAAACGGTCGTCGACGGTGACGACTTTCATGTCGTATTGCTCTGCACGGCGCTTGATCACC
Coding sequences:
- a CDS encoding arabinose ABC transporter substrate-binding protein: MLFPRTLRTFCTFCTFRTFQTFPIVRALKVLAFGASLACLPLSSAHAAQDDVTIGFIVKKPEQAWFINEQQAATQLGEKKGFEVVTLSGVDGQEVLSAIDNLHSQGAQGFVICPPDVRLGPVIKRRAEQYDMKVVTVDDRFLNAEGEPLQDIPHLGMSGYKIGQQVGNALAEQIEARGWNMDDVAALRITNYELPTAKERTDGATDALLNAGFKKDNIFDAPQQNTDTSSAFAAASPVLSKRGGFKHWVIFALNEESVLGGVRASEQYGLASEDVIGVGINGSGAAFAEFSRENPTGFFGTVAVSSTMHGRDSAQNLYNWITSGEKPQANTQTTGTLMTRDNWKQVREELDL
- the araG gene encoding L-arabinose ABC transporter ATP-binding protein AraG, yielding MSESYLRFDGISVEFPGVRALDNVSFDAQAGEVHALMGENGAGKSTLLKVLSGVNKVTSGALWINGERHVFANEREALGQGIAIIYQELTLSPNLSVAENLLLGQLPQKNGFIDRRAMRESAVGVLKDLGEENIDPATRVRDLSIGQQQMIEIGRALLRNARIIAFDEPTSSLSVQEIRNLKRIVKRLRDEGKVVLYVTHRMDEVFEMCDAITVFRDGKHISTHPSLDHIDHDLLVSEMVGREIEDVYGYRCREHGPTLLEIKDLKGPGVRVPASFAVRQGEVFGLFGLVGAGRSELLRLVCGAVRPEEGAVHFKGKPCQFRSPQQAIHAGIAMCPEDRKSQGIFAIASVADNINISCRRFFSRWKVFRNSAQEKDNAHDYIRRLRIKTPGPETRIGTLSGGNQQKAILARWLSEEIDVFVMDEPTRGIDVGARRDIYSLLYDLAEQGKSVVVISSDLAEVSSICDRVGVMRDGEMIEILPRDQATPERLLGLALPA
- the araH gene encoding L-arabinose ABC transporter permease AraH; protein product: MDTSGLIAIFILLFIGLSVLVPDFLTGRNIVGLLLSVTLIGTIATTMMLVLALGEVDLSVASIVAFTGVVAAVITSSSGSVFIGVAAGIAAGAAVGAFNGFVVARFGVNSLIATLAAMEFVRGLAYITSGGDAVMITVPAFFDLGSASFLGLTVPVWTMIFCFIIFGILLNVTAFGRNVLATGGNSEAANLAGVNVRRLKITVFALQGVVAGIAGVLLTSRMGLGDPNTSLGLELAVISACVLGGVSLSGGVASITGVLVGVLIMGCVQNAMGLLNVPTFYQYLVRGAILLLAVLFDRWKQSRRTRA
- a CDS encoding IlvD/Edd family dehydratase yields the protein MSDHDQSDKKNPLRSAAWFGTADKNGFMYRSWMKNQGFPDHLFDGRPVIGICNTWSELTPCNAHFRRIAEKVRQGILEAGGFPVEFPVFSNGESNLRPTAMLTRNLASMDVEESLRGNPVDGVVLLVGCDKTTPALLMGAASCDLPTIVVSGGPMLNGKHKGKDIGSGTAVWQLSEQVKAGKISLHDFMAAEADMSRSAGTCNTMGTASTMASMAEALGTSLPHNAAIPAVDSRRYVLAQLSGNRIVDMVKEDLKLSKVLTREAFENAIRVNAAIGGSTNAVVHLKAIAGRIGVDLELDDWREIGRGTPTIVDLQPSGRFLMEEFYYAGGLPAVLRRLGEAKRLPHPDALTVNGNTLWENVAEAPLYDDEVIRTFENPLCKDGGICVLRGNLAPRGAVLKPSAATAELMNHRGRAIVFDNFDHYKARINDPELDVDADSVLVMRNCGPKGYPGMAEVGNMGLPAKLLEQGITDMVRISDARMSGTAYGTVVLHVAPEAAAGGPLAAVRDGDWIELDCESGRLHLDISDEELATRLEAQDSTAASKVLASDGGYLQLYIEHVLQADEGCDFDFLVGRRGAKVPSHSH